One genomic window of Quercus robur chromosome 6, dhQueRobu3.1, whole genome shotgun sequence includes the following:
- the LOC126733347 gene encoding probable inactive ATP-dependent zinc metalloprotease FTSHI 4, chloroplastic, producing the protein MKSQVSNPINQIQLPIPKPHCHCHCHYPSHFLSYSRKTNAFSFRAKLRSSSNSLSVLLYNHSKLRISACNASASDSLVVSTDAEEDAESAQIFEKLKDTERQRINKMEELENKANMQLERQLVMASDWSRALLAMRGKLKGTQWDPENSHRIEFSDFWKLLNSNNVQFMEYSNYGQTISVILPYYRDGKMEGTKGNSKKDIVFRRHAVDRMPIDCWNDVWHKLHQQMVNVDVFNVDSVPAEVYSTVATAVIWSMRLALSVALYLWIDSMMRPIYAKLIPCDLGSPSKTTRQPLKRRALGSLGKSRAKFISAEESTGVTFDDFAGQEYIKRELQEIVRILKNDEDFQDKGIYSPKGVLLHGPPGTGKTLLAKAIAGEAGLPFFAANGTDFVEMFVGVAASRVKDLFASARSFAPSIIFIDEIDAIGSKRGGPDIGGGGAEREQGLLQILTEMDGFKVSTSQVLVIGATNRLDILDPALLRKGRFDKIIRVGLPSKDGRLAILKVHARNKYFRSEEEKEVLLQEIAELTEDFTGAELQNILNEAGILTARKDLDYIGREELLEALKRQKGTFETGQEDSKEIPEELKLRLAYREAAVAVLACYFPDPYRPFTETDIKSIRSQPNMQYTEVSGRVFSRKSDYVNSIVRACAPRVIEEETFGVDNVCWISAKATLEASKRAEFLILQTGMTAFGKAYYRNQRDLVPNLAAKLQALRDEYMRYAVEKCSSVLREYHSAVETITDILLEKGEIKADEIWDIYNRAPQIPQPAVDPVDEYGALIYAGRWGIHGITLPGRVTFAPGNVGFSTFGAPRPMETQIISDETWKLIDGIWDKRVEEIRAEASLEVEEDKEKPQLLMASHFL; encoded by the exons ATGAAATCCCAGGTTTCAAATCCCATAAATCAAATTCAACTCCCAATCCCAAAACCCCACTGCCACTGCCACTGTCACTACCCATCACATTTCTTATCCTATTCTAGAAAAACCAATGCTTTTAGTTTTAGAGCCAAATTACGCTCCAGCTCCAATAGTCTCTCAGTGCTTTTATATAACCACAGCAAGCTGAGAATTAGTGCTTGCAATGCTTCGGCTTCTGACTCCCTTGTAGTATCCACAGATGCAGAGGAAGATGCTGAGTCTGCTCAGATATTtgag AAATTGAAGGATACAGAGAGACAACGAATAAATAAGATGGAGGAACTTGAGAACAAGGCTAATATGCAGTTAGAGAGGCAGCTTGTCATGGCTTCAGATTGGAGCAGGGCCTTGTTGGCTATGCGTGGAAAATTGAAAGGAACACAGTGGGATCCTGAGAACTCGCACAGGATCGAATTTAGTGATTTCTGGAAACTTCTTAACTCAAACAATGTCCAGTTCATGGAGTACTCAAATTATGGTCAAACAATATCAG TAATTCTACCATACTACAGAGACGGAAAAATGGAAGGAACAAAAGGGAATTCAAAGAAAGATATTGTTTTCCGGCGTCATGCTGTGGACCGTATGCCGATTGATTGCTGGAATGATGTTTGGCACAAGTTGCATCAGCAAATGGTAAATGTTGATGTTTTTAATGTGGACTCAGTACCTGCAGAAGTGTACTCAACTGTTGCAACTGCAGTCATATGGTCCATGCGGCTTGCCTTATCTGTTGCGTTATATCTCTGGATTGATAGCATGATGAGACCAATTTATGCAAAGTTAATACCTTGTGACTTGGGAAGTCCTAGCAAAACAACCAGGCAGCCACTGAAGCGCCGTGCGCTTGGATCCTTAGGCAAGAGTCG GGCAAAATTTATATCTGCTGAAGAATCTACGGGTGTTacatttgatgattttgctggCCAGGAATATATAAAGAGGGAACTACAGGAGATTGTaaggattttaaaaaatgatgaagaCTTCCAAGACAAAGGCATCTACAGCCCAAAAGGTGTTCTTCTCCATGGACCTCCTGGAACTGGTAAAACACTGTTGGCTAAAGCTATAGCTGGTGAAGCCGGACTTCCTTTCTTTGCAGCAAATGGCACTGATTTTGTTGAG ATGTTTGTAGGTGTTGCAGCATCTCGTGTTAAGGATCTTTTTGCTAGTGCCAGATCGTTTGCACCTTCCATTATATTTATTGATGAGATAGATGCTATTGGTAGCAAGCGTGGTGGACCTGATATTGGTGGG GGTGGTGCAGAAAGGGAACAAGGCCTACTTCAGATACTGACTGAAATGGATGGATTTAAAGTTTCTACATCACAG GTGCTCGTCATAGGTGCAACAAATAGACTAGATATTCTTGATCCTGCTCTCTTGAGAAAGGGCCGTTTTGACAAGATCATAAGAGTTGGTTTGCCATCGAAAGATGGTAGATTGGCCATATTAAAG GTGCATGCGAGAAATAAGTATTTTCGTTCTGAGGAGGAAAAGGAAGTTCTCCTTCAGGAAATTGCAGAGCTTACAGAAGATTTTACTGGGGCAGAGTTGCAGAATATACT GAATGAAGCTGGAATTTTGACTGCCCGGAAAGATTTGGACTACATTGGACGAGAAGAGTTGCTAGAGGCTTTGAAAAGG CAAAAAGGCACATTTGAAACAGGCCAAGAAGATAGTAAAGAAATTCCAGAGGAATTAAAGCTGAGATTGGCATACAGAGAAGCAGCTGTTGCTGTTCTTGCATGCTACTTCCCAGATCCCTACAGACCCTTCACTGAG ACAGATATAAAATCCATTCGTAGCCAGCCAAATATGCAGTATACCGAAGTTTCAGGAAGAGTTTTCTCAAGAAAATCAGATTATGTGAACTCAATTGTGCGTGCATGTGCTC CAAGAGTAATTGAGGAGGAGACGTTTGGGGTTGACAACGTGTGTTGGATCTCTGCAAAGGCCACATTAGAAGCTTCGAAGCGTGCAGAATTCTTGATTCTGCAGACAGGAATGACTGCATTTGGGAAAGCATACTACAGGAATCAACGTGATCTTGTGCCAAAT CTTGCAGCCAAGCTACAAGCACTTAGAGATGAATACATGCGTTATGCTGTGGAAAAATGCTCATCAGTGTTGAGAGAATACCATTCAGCTGTAGAGACAATCACAg ATATTTTACTCGAGAAGGGAGAGATTAAGGCTGACGAAATTTGGGACATATATAATAGGGCTCCACAAATACCTCAG CCAGCTGTGGATCCAGTCGATGAATATGGAGCCCTAATTTATGCTGGACGATGGGGAATCCATGGAATCACACTTCCTGGGAGGGTTACATTTGCTCCCGGAAATGTTGGATTTTCAACCTTTGGTGCACCCCGCCCAATGGAG ACTCAAATCATAAGTGATGAAACTTGGAAGCTAATAGATGGAATCTGGGATAAAAGGGTTGAGGAAATAAGAGCTGAAGCTTCCTTGGAAGTtgaagaagacaaagaaaaacCGCAACTTTTGATGGCCAGCCATTTCCTTTGA